The DNA sequence GGGAGCCAGGTGGAGGGGCCAAGATGACCCCCTCCCCGtctgggaaggggtggggtgtgggaggtTCTGGCACCTGAAGCCAGATTACGAAGGGAGGCCTTGCGGATGTCACAGTGGGGCTCTAGGTGGGGCTAGCTGCTGGCGAGGGCCCTGGGGCAGACTCCTGTTGGTGGCTCCCAgtctctcccagctcagcagctGGGGAGAAGGGCCTCCCTTGTGAACACggcccctggcccccagcagggaggggggcagggttCGCCTCTCCTGCCCTCAGAGGTCGGCTCTGTCCCTGCAGAGAGGTCCTCATGCGGGAGGCCGGGGGCACCTGTCCTGGaggccccagggctgctgggccGGGCTCGGGGCCCGGCCTGTGCCGGGGTGAGATCGAATTTGGAGGGTCTGGGAAGAAGCGAGGCAAGGTAAGGGGGCTGCCCTCCCTGCCACGCTGAGGCCGGGCCCCCACGCCCTGGGGGCCAACCTCCAAGCGCTTACTGCCCCTCTGAGCCCCACCTCCTGTCCGAACACGGGACATCCCGTGCCTGCTCACTCTCGGGGGCCGTGCTCACAGCCCCGTGTCGGCAGACGCGCAGAGCTGCCGGTGCCCTCTGGCCACCGCCTCCCATCCCTGCACAGCACATCCGGGACCcctcctctctgcacccccccacccaccccatggACAGGGAAGCAAGGCCCAGACAGGAGTCAGGGCTGCCTGGGGAATGGGCAGGTCAAGGCAGGTCCCACCCGAGCCCTGGCTTTCTACTGCCGCCCTGCCCGTAAAAGGGTGTCCGCCTCTCCCCTCGTGGGGGCAGCCCCCCATCCCCCAGGGACCAGCACCCCCATGTCCCTTGTGCCAGTGCCCCCCAGGGCCCAAGTGCCCAGCACCCCCATACCCAGTGCCCCCATGCCCAGCACCCCGCCCACCCTGCACCCTGAGGCTGCGGCCATCCTGCCCCGCAGTTCGTGAAGGTGCCCAGCGACGTGGCCCCCTCCGAGCTCTTCGACCTCCTTCTGGCCGAGTGGCACCTGCCTGCTCCCAACCTGGTGGTGTCCCTGGTGGGCGAAGAGCGGCCATTCGCTGTGAAGTCCTGGCTGCGGGATGTCCTGCGCAAGGGGTTGGTGAAGGCAGCTCAGAGCACAGGTGAGGCCCCCCTGGAGCCCCGAGCTGGGAACgcccaagcccactggcccgcacGGCTCCCTCCCTGCAGCGACCGAGGTCCCCCGGCTCCAGGCCTCCCTGAGCAGACCAGACGTGCAGGCGCACCCCATGGTCCTTGGTGAGACGCCCCATGCCTGTCGGTGGGCCCCCGCTGCCCCATCAGTCTCCGGCAGGGGAGTGATCTGGCTGGACCGTCAGTGGGTCGGAACCAGGTTACTGGGCTCTATGTTCAGGCCGCTGAGCCCGCAGAAAACCCAGTGCAAGGTCATGGGGCTTCCGAGCTCCCTCGCCACAGAGGGGATCCTTGGGGCAGCAAAGGAAAAGCCCGACAGACCCCATGGGGCTGGGGGCTTCATAATTTGGAGAAACCCTCCCAGGCTCCGGTCCCAGGCTCTGGTCCCTGGCCCAGACAGCAGGGTGGAGCCGTGTGGCCTGCTGTCCAGGGTGGCACCAGGGGCCCGCTCCCAGCTGACGCCCGCAGGTGGGAGAGGTGCCGTGGCTCCCATGGGCCTGGGGACCTGGGGACCTGGGCCTGCCAGCTGGCGAGGCAGGACCCGGGGGCTATGGGCACATATGCCACAGGGGCCTGGATCCTGACCAGCGCGCTCCGCGTGGGCCTCGCCCGGTACGTCGGACAGGCCGTGAGGGACCACTCACTGGCCAGCACGTCTGCCAGGGCCCGCGTGGTGGCCATCGGCCTCGCCTCGCTGGGCCGCGTCCTGCACCGTCAGCTTCTGGACAATGCCCAGGTAAGCATCTGTCTTGGTGCACCACAGCCGCTGGGCAAGGTGGACCTGAGAGGCAAGGAGGGGCCCAGGGCCCCCAAGTATCccccagggtgggagggaggtctGCCGAGGAAGCCACCAATGCAGTCTCAAAGGCTGACTGCAGTGCCCCATCTGCCGCCCTGCCCTCCGGCAAGCATCTCCTGAGGCCCTCTGTATTCCAGGCCTGCTGTGGACACAGTAGCCCTGCCCCAGGGGCTCCCGGGCTCTGGGAGTGGGGCAGGCACCCTGCAGTGTTAAGACACTGAGGGGAATCtgtgggaggggagcagggagagggaagagggagaggagggaggagagaggaggggtgggggaggtgaagggtgagcaggggagaaggggagggggaggaagagggaaaggaacgggaagaagggggaggaggggaaagatgaggaaaggagaggaaggagaggatgcagaggaggggaggggagggagaggaggaagggggaggagaaaggaaaggggagaggagaagggaggaggagagggggaggagagagaggaaagaagaggaggggaggagaaagaagaaaagaaagcaggagggaggaggagagggggcagagagaggaggagggggagcccGGCATGCGACCAGCAGGTGGCAGCATTGCCTGGGAAGAGTGTGGGGAGGGGTCCGCCAGGCTCCCAGCCAGCACAGACCGACCCTCTGCCCTGGCCAGGACCAAGGCCCGGAGGGTCACCAGCAAGCCTGGGCAACCCTGGGTGAGCGGCCTCGGCTCCCAGCCCAGGGTCTGCTTAAGGCAGGGCCAGGGAGTGAGGGGAGCTTCCTGAGACCCTGGTTCTGTCTGGAGGACCCACTCCTCgccccacctgcccctgggcCCCTGCACCAGCTGCACAGCCCTCCctctggctgggggtgggaacAGGCCCAGGCAGACCCGGCTGGCGAGGGCTGGCGAGGCCTGGCCCCGGCCTCATGCtgtgtgcgggggtgggggtccaGGAGAACAGCCCTGTCCACTACCCCATGGACGAGGGCAGCAGCCAGGGCCCCCTCTGCTTGCTGGACAACAACCAGGCCCACTTCATCCTGGTGGAGCCTGGGCCCCCTGGGAAGGAGGACGGGCTGACGGAgctgaggctgaggctggagAAGCACATCTCGGAGCAGAGAACTGGCTACGGGGGTGAGGCCTGCCCTGGGGAGGTCACGGTGGGGGGCGGTCCCGGGGGGGGGgacctgagggcaggggctggacCCCCAGGGGGGCTGAAGGCACTGAGCATGCCTGAGTGTGGAGGACTGGGCTGTCAGGTGGTCTGGGATGGGAAGCTGCCAGCGGGTCGGTGGGGGTGCAGATAGGGGTGTAGCCCTGCGAGGCAGCGACATTCCCGCCAGATGGCAGAGTAGTTGCGGGTATGTTTACATGGGGCACCCCTGGCCAGAGGCTCTTTCTGTGGGCTCAGGGCTTTTGGGAAGAACGCGGATTTGCAAGTTTTGAGAAGCCTATTTCCCTCTACCAGCCATGAAGTATGGTGCCACCAGAGGGCAGTGTTACCCAAGGAATAGGTGCGCCTGCAGACGGTGGGGGGGTTGATAGATGGATTTAAGAAATACTGGTGTGTAACAAAAATTTACACACAAAACATATAAGTGCTTATAATATTTATAAGCAATATAAACTATTAACTGAgtgtcctttaaaaatgaaaacacaaccacGAGGTGGTACGGCGCTCTGGTTGGCGGAAGCCTGGACAGCCCGCACACCCTCATCTCTCCTCCAGATTCAATCAGGAGGCACCTGCCGGGAGGCTGGTGGCCCCTGTCTCCCCAGCACCAGCTGGCCTCACATTCCAGAGTCTGGCTTCTGGTTTATGCTTGGGGGACGAAACCGGCCAAGGCCcccctttatctctttggttTGCTCCTGGGGGCCGCCAGTGGTCTGCAGCACGGCCGGATGGGGATAGATGCTGGCACCTAATTGTGGCTGGTGTGGCCGGGGACTGAACGCTGGATTTCACCAACGTTCCTTTCTGTTGAAAAGGCCATGAGTGGCCGTAGTGGTCTCCGGGCGAAGGGGCAGGTGTGTGCGATATGCAGCCTGGAGCCCGCTCTTCACTAGAAACAGCCTCTGGGCCTGCGTTTGCccagaaaatggggggggggggggctgatggTCTGAGGCCTGGGTGGCCACCCCACAGGGAGGGTGCCAGGCCCTCCACTTACCTGCACACCAGGGCAGACCTCATGGGTGCTCTGTCCACAGGCACCGGCAGCATCGAGATCCCCGTCCTCTGTCTGCTGGTCAATGGTGACCCCAGCACCCTGGAggtagggcaggggagggaggcgggggccTGGTGGGAGACCCCCGGCCGGCCGCGGCTGCCTGCAGGGCCCTCCCTGGCCTGGGACAGGGCACCTCTGGCACGTGGGCTCAGGACAGTGCCCAAGCTGACGtggggcccactctccccacCGTGACGCCTCAGAGGATTTCCAGGGCTGTGGAGCATGCTGCCCCGTGGCTGATCCTGGCGGGCTCAGGGGGCATTGCGGACGTGCTGGCAGCCCTGGTGAACCAGCCCCACCTCCTGGTGCCCCAGGTGGCCGAGAAGCAGTTTAAAGAGAAGTTTCCAGGAGAACATTTCTGCTGGGAGGACATCGTACACTGGACTGAGCTGGTAGGAGCCTCCTGGGGACTGCGGGATCCGAAGGCCAAGAccccctccctgtcccacccCTTCTCCTGGGCAGGGCTGACCCTGGGAGAAACTCCTCCTGGGCACCTTGTGCCCCCCGCCCAGGCAGAagggcccagcctcctccctctccccacgaAGCCTCCACGCTGGCTCTGCCTCAGGCCCTTGGAGCAAGGGACTTCGGAGCAAGacccctgggctgggggtggtgctGCCCCGGTGCCCCGGGCAGCCGGATGGCCTGCTCTCTAGGACCCGCCTCACACGCCAAGCACCCAGCATGTGCCTCCATCCGTGCTAGGCCTGTggtctgccccctgcccccagggccacctcagggcctttgtccTGGTGTCCCAGCTGCAGAACATCACCTCCCACCCACACCTGCTCACTGTGCACGACTTCGAGCAAGAGGGCTCTGAGGAGCTGGACACCGTCATCCTTAAGGCGCTGGTGAAAGGTGAGAGCcccgggtggaggtggggaggccagcCACTGCTTCCCGTGGCCctggctctgtgcctggcacgggGCTGCTTCCCACACCCTGTCCCATCATGGCTCTCACCCTGCAGGGGCTGGCGCGTGGGGCAGGCCACTGCCCAGGTGGGATGTCGGCAGCCAGGATGCCTGGGACGGCGTccctctgctgtgtgtgtgtgtgtgtgcatgagtgtgtgtgcctGCGTCCGTGGGAGCACGTGTGTGTACCTTTGTGCccgtgtgcatgagtgtgtgtgcctGCGTACATGTGAACACGTGTGTacctgtgtgcacatgtgtgtgcatgagtgtgtgccTGCATCCATGGGATCACGTGTGCATGTACCTGTGTACccgtgtgtgcatgagtgtgtgtgcctGCGTCCGTGGGAGCACGTATGCGTGTacctgtgtgcacatgtgtgtgcatgagtgtgtgccTGCGTCCGTGGGAGCacgtgtgtgtacctgtgtgcctgtgtgtgcatgagtgtgtgtgcctGCATACGTGGGAGcatgtgtgtgtacctgtgtgcccgtgtgtgcatgagtgtgtgtgcctGCGTCCGTGGGAGCACGTGTACCTGTGTGCccgtgtgtgcatgagtgtgtgtgcctgcatacgtgggagcatgtgtgcatgtacctgtgtgcacgtgtgtgcatgagtgtgagTGCCTGTGTCCGTGggagcacatgtgtgcatgcacctgtgtgtgtgtgtggccccgCACCCATGTTTCCATCAGCACGTGTAACAATACTGGAATGACACAGAGGTGATGCAGATCCGTAAAGGTCCTGTGTTTGGCAGGTTTGACGTCTGCTGTGTTTTACTGTAATTTGAGAAACTATTTAAAGTGTCCAATCCAGGGGCTTTTAGTCCATTTGCAAGTTGTCAATCATCTGCAtggtctaattccagaacatcttCATTGCCCCCGAAGTGGGCTGGCAGCCGTCAGGCACGCCCTGTTTCCCTGGGCCCTGGTGCCCACCGGCGTGTGGTCTGCCTGCACGGATGTGCCCGTTCGGGGCCCTTCCTCTCAGGGGGCTACAGAGCGCAGCCCGGTGTGCCTGAGGCTTGCCCAGACCGCAGCACGTGCGTGTGCCTCATTGCTCTTTAGGCTGAGGGATCCTCCATGGGGCACAAGGACCACCTTGTGTCTCTCTGTACCTCAATCGACGACCCTGGGCTGTCCTACTGTCTGGCTGTCGCTTGATATGCTTCTCATACTGGAGACCAGCCATGCCAAGGGACTGACCTTGGGGAAGCCACAGACCCAGGCCCAGAGGGGCAGTTTGGGGCTGGGATgccctggagggagggagggagggagggagggaggggacgcTCCTCCAGACAGGCTGTCTGCTCCCTCACGCTCCGCTCACCCCTGCTCATTCTAGTCCCGGGGGCCGGTGTTTCTGTCAGGGCTCCCAGGACCGGCTCCTGGGAGTCTTACGACATTGGGAGCCTCTCACCATTATTGAGAGGGTGTGAAGCAGGCCGCAGTTCCTGGGCTGTGTACCCAGAAGACCATCGCGGGGGGGCCCTGTGCCCACTGGCTCTGTGGACCACGGGGTTCGCCCCTCACCTCCTGCCCACTCTGCCTGCAGCCTGCAAGAGCCACAGCCAGGAAGCACAGGACTACCTGGACGAGCTCAAGCTGGCCGTGGCCTGGGACCGCGTGGACATCGCCAGAAGCGAGATCTTCAATGGGGACGTGGAGTGGAAGGTGCCCACCCACCGGCCAGCTGATGCCTCCTGAGCCTCGTTTCTGGCCGACACAGGGCGAGGACCGTGTCGTGGGCCTGGGACAGAGGGTGCTCCCAGGGCCAGTGGCGGGCCCCTTCCTGCCCACCGTGGccgaggggggcggggaggccagGGCACCTGCTGGGAGCTCCCCACGTGCGgcccccagggaggatgggtctGCCCGATGCCCAGGGACTCAGGGCCCCCGGTGGTCCAGAGCCGGGTCGGAGGGTCAGGATGGGGCACAGGAGCCGGGGAGCTCCCAGTGCCCTGGCTCGCACTCACTCTGCCCGTCTCCCCCACCTGGGCGTGCCCCGTGGCGGCCCCAGTCCTGCGACCTGGAGGAGGTGATGATGGACGCGCTGGTGAGTGACAAGCCCGAGTTTGTGCGGCTCTTTGTGGACAACGGCGCCGACGTGGGGGACTTCCTGACGTACGGGCGGCTGCAGCGGCTCTACCGCTCCGCGCCCCCCAAGAGCCTGCTGTTCGACCTGCTGCAGCGCAAGCACGAGGAGGGACGGCTGACGCTGGCTGGCCTGGGTGCCCAGCAGGCCCGCGAGCCGCCCGTGGGCCCACCCGCCTTCTCCCTGCACGAGGTCTCCCGCCTGCTCAAGGACTTCCTGCACGACGCCTGCCGCGGGCTCTACCAGGAGGTGAGTGGCCGgcggctgggaggggctgggcctggcCACCAGGAGGCTGACGGCCCCGTCCTCCAGGAACGTGCCCCGGCCAGGCGGCCCGAGGGCCGGAAGTGGCTGTTGGATCTGAGCCGCAAGAGCGAGAACCCCTGGCGGGACCTGTTCCTCTGGGCCGTGCTGCAGAACCGCCATGAGATGGCCACCTACTTCTGGGCCATGGTGCGCGGGCCCTGACtccggcgggcgggcggggcgggggaggccaGCCTCCTCACACCCTGCCTCCTAGGGCCAGGAAGGGGTGGCCGCTGCTCTGGCCGCCTGCAAGATCGTCAGAGAGATGGCGCACCTGCAGACGGGGGCGGAGGTGCGCCGCACCGCGAGCGAGGCCAAGTACGAGCAGCTGGCCCTGGGTGAGCTCCGGCTGGCGGTCAGCCGACGCACGCGGCGGGGCCGGGGTCACCTCAGAGGCTCCTCCTGGGGGGAAGGTGGACCCTAACATTCTAACAGAGGGACAGATGGGTCCTTGGGCACACACGGGGTCTTGCTGCCGGTCGGTCGGGGCATGTGGGGTGAcgacaggggagggaggggcagggcaggcggGGACGGTCAGTGTCCCCACGGGGAGCTGGGCGCGGCTCAGGGCATAGGCATGAGGATGGCGGGGGCCCGGCGGTGCGGGTGCCAGCGGCCGGTGTCGCGGGCAGGCCTCTTCTCTGAGTGCTACAGCAACAGTGAGGACCGCGCGTTCGCCCTGCTGGTGCGCAGGAACCGCTCCTGGAGCAGGACCACCTGCCTGCACCTGGCCACCGAGGCCGATGCCAAGGCCTTCTTCGCCCACGACGGGGTGCAGGTGACAGTCTGGcttcccctgcctccaccctccaAGTCCTGGCCACGCCGGGCAGGGGGCACAGGAGGGACGTTCAGCTCCTGGAAGCGGCTGCCTGGCTTCCTTCTCGCTGCCCCCGGCCAGCCCTTTGTCCGCCTCGGGTCTCAGCAGAGGGGACGTCTCCTCAGCTCAGCCCTCCCGCACCCCAAACCCGGCCTCCCCCTGTGAAGGGTCTTCCCCGCGGGGATGCAGGGTGAGGCTTCGGCTGAGCCCGGGAGGGGACACCTGGTGCCGGGCACAGTGTGGGCaaaggtgtgggggtgggaggccagCAGTGGCGCCTTTATTTCAGGCTTTCCTGACCAAGATCTGGTGGGGGGACATGGCGTCGGGCACGCCCATCCTGCGGCTGCCGTGTGCCTTCCTCTGCCCGGCCCTCATCTACACCAACCTCATCACCTTCAGGTGCGCTGGGTGCGGGCGCTGCCAGCTTGCCAGCCGCGGGGGGCCCTGGGCCCCGCGGGTGCTGCCGGTGGCGCGTCCCCACTGTCCCCCACGTGCAGCACCTGTGTGGGCCCCGCTGTGCACAGACCCTCCCCACATCCCTCCTCGGCGCGCTGGGCGCTTCCTCTGCTGGCCAGTGCCCTGCACACGGGGCCTGAGATCCCCTGTGCTTGCAGTGAGGAGGCCCCACCAAGGACGGGCCCCGAGGGCCTGCAGGAGCTGGACAGCCTGGACACGGAGAAGGGCCTGCTCTGCAGCCCGGGCAGCGGGTGAGGGCCGTGGGGTGGGCTGGCCGGGGGGCGGCACTCACTCCGTGGGGCGCCCGGCCGCCACCTCACCGCCGACTGTGGTCTCCTTGTGCTGCAGGCCGGACGAGTTGTCCGAGGCAGCGAGGGCTCGGGGCGACCGAGGGCCGCACGCCGTCTTCCTGCTCACGCGCTGGCGAATGTTCTGGGGCGCGCCCGTGACCGTGTTCCTGGGGAACGTGCTCATGTACTTTGCGTTCCTCTTCCTGTTCGCCTACGTCCTGTTGGTGGACTTCAGGCCACCTCCTCAGGGGCCGTCTGGGGCTGAGGTCACCCTCTACTTCTGGGTCTTCACGCTGGTGCTGGAAGAGATCCGGCAGGTCAGTGGTGGGCTGAGCCCACGAAGCCCTGATCCCAGCTCCAGGCTGAGCCCGGATCCCCGTCGACCCCggcctggggtgggcagggctgtCTCCGGTGAGCTGTCAGCGGACGGTCTGCCCCTCTGCCAGGGATTCTTCAGGGACGAGGACACGCATCTGGTGAAGAAGTTTGCACTCTACGTGGAGGATAACTGGAACAAGTGTGACATGACGGCCATCTTCCTGTTCGTTGTCGGAGTCACCTGCAGGTCTGTGGGGCCCAGAGGCCTGACGGGAGCCCCCTCAGTCGGGCCGGTGGGTGGGGCCACCTGCAGGACGAAGCCACGAAAGGCCTCGGAAATTCCGGCTTCTCTCTGGCACCCGCGCTGTGCGTCTGCAGGAagctccttcccctctctgggcacGAGCAGCCCATCCAACCCAGCGCCCTCCCCCAGGATGGAGCCCTCCGTGTTTGAGGCGGGCCGCACAGTCCTTGCCGTGGACTTCATGGTGTTCACGCTCCGGCTCATCCACATCTTCGCCATCCACAAGCAGCTGGGCCCCAAGATCATCATTGTGGAGCGCATGGTGAGCCCCGGCCGCAGCTGGGCCTGCCCTGGCCCCCGGCGGCGGGTGAGATAGCGTCCCGAACCGGGCGACCGCTCAcactctctgctcttccccctggaGATGAAGGAcgtctttttcttcctcttcttcctgagtGTGTGGCTTGTGGCCTACGGCGTGACCACACAGGCGCTGCTGCACCCCCACGACGGGCGCCTGGAGTGGGTCTTCCGCCGCGTGCTCTACCGGCCCTACCTGCAGATCTTCGGGCAAATCCCTCTGGACGAGATCGATGGTTAGCAcacagccggggggggggggggctggaagcaGGACACCCCACCAGAGTGCAGCCAGGTGGGGTCCAGTCTACAAAGTCTCCTTTTACAACCCTTTCAGGGCCACGTGAGGCCCCAGCCAGGAGCTAGCTGAGATGCGGCTGGCCCCCAGGCCCTACAGCCCAGGGGCCGCTCCAGGCTGATTTCTGTTGGTCACAGGGACCTAAGACTCTGGGCGCCAGGCTAGGAACAAATGAGAGGAGGCCGCAGAGTGGACAGGAGCCAGCATCTGCCCTGGATGGGCTCCGCCACAGCAGGCACTGCAGGCTCAGGCAGGGGCCGTCCCAGTCCATCCCTAACCGACCCATGTGCTGATGCCTCTGCCCTCCTGGGCAGTCCTGCTGGACAGTgggcctccctgtcccccaccatCTGCCAGAGGCTCCgcaccaggccctgggcccgCCTGCTGGCAAGGCCCCTCGGCCGTGGGGCAGTTCCTGACAGCGCCCTTGCTGCTTCCGGGGACACACCACAGTGTGTGCGCCTTGCCTACTGTCAAATGTGCGCAGCCTGTCAGGGGCTGTAGGTGTCTCCAGCTGGCCCTTGTGTGGGCTGAGGTCTGGTGGGGGTTCCAAGAATTTCCAAGGACAGTGGGTACAGTGCGGGAGGCAGAGCCATTTCACTGTGGGGGGCTGGGTGGTGACAGGTGCAggggagccctggggtgggggacagggacaCCTGTGCAGGCCCTGGAGATGGCTGGGATtcggtgaggaggaggaggagaaggaactaGCCCCTAAGGGAAGGTGTGCCAGTGCCAGGGGCCCGTGTGAGGGCCCTGGGAGGGGCCATTCTCTTAGGCCGGTGCAGGACTGGGGCCACCTGGGGCCCAGGGCAGTCAGGAGCGCCCTAGGTCTAAGGCCCAACCCCGACCACTGATGCCAGTGAGGCGCGGTCAGCATGCCAGCCACACACATGAGGATTTGTCAGTGGGGTGAGAGCAAGAGTGATGAGAACACAGGCTGCCAGGATGGGAACGGTACCACCACCATGGAAATCAGCCCACTGGGGTGCTCTGCAGGCACGTTTTCTCGGCCTGTTTGTGTGGCCTGCCCCCCGTGACTCCTCGGTGTTTGCCCACCCACACTGTTTCAGGCCCTTAGTTTCAGCAGACCCTGCCTCCCTTCACATATGGCCCCTGGCCGCCCTGTCCTGCAGTGCCCTTGGGAGGCGGGGAGTGCCGGGTCACTTGGAGGGCCACATCTCGGGCCAGCCAGCCCCAGCCACACGCTGGAGGAGGGGGGATAGTGGTGTGTGGTGGGGTCACGGCCCCTGCTCCCCAGAAGCCCAGGGCTACCCGAGGACGGCAGATGGAGTGCAGGCCTCCCCGAGGGGGTCCCAGCCCCCTGGCTGCCTCAGGTGGGCCGATGCTGGAGCACCAAGCCCACAAtcagggccaggcctgggccGGCCCTTCCCCTCCTGGGGCTGGGCTTCCTGTCTGCTCAGGCCTCTGGGTAACCCCGCcacggggggggggcagggctgggctgagtCACTAACATGCAGCctgtgggcctggggcccagagggCCACCCTGTACACCCTGTCCCTGCGCTCCAGGCGGGAAGCCCTGGGGCTGACTTCAGTCTGGCTTCAGCCCCAGGGACAATTTAATTTCCAGCCTGGCCTGGTGGCACCTTTGAGAGTCATGGGGGTCTCACTGCTCTGGAGCCTGGGCGcggggggagagaggagggtcgTGAATCAGCCCCGAGTAGACCCACGGGCCAGGGTGGGGAGGCCGCTGCTCGCCCACACCCTTCCGCACACTCAGCAGCTCACCGTGGGCGGCCTGGCACAAAAAGTCACTCGGGAAATTAGGAGAGGAGCTCCCTCAAAGAGGGAGACACGGACACGTGAAAACAGGCCCTGCCAGCCTGACACGCGTGCACAGCGTGGGGACACAGGTACACACACTTAGAGACCAAGGCCGCCAGTGTCACCTGGACCCACagcagagacccagagaggcagCCGTGGCGACAGTCCAGTGCTCAGGCATGGGCAGCAACCACACGGGCACGCGGGCGCACGCACATATGCGACCTGTGCAGGTGGGCAGACGCGGCCACGAGCCCCCTCCTGAGGAAGATGTGGCAAGCACCCAGGGCAGCCGTGGTCTGTGCACTCatgctctgctccttcctcccacgCCTCCTGTCCCATGAGCGTGGGGGTGCTAGCTGGGGAGGGGCCGGAGCTGTGATCCTCGGGCCTCCCAGGGCACACTTGCCCTGGGCGCAGAGCTCAGCCTGCTCCCAGATCGCGTACTCATTCCCACTGCCCAGAGAATGTTCTGTGAGCTGGCATGGCCCAGAGATGCTCTGTGTCCACAGTGCCTGTAGTTCAGGGTCAAGGGCGGTGTGGCCAGATGAGGTTTGAAAATGGTGCAGATTTGCCTCCCCTCACTGGGTGCCATGTGACAGGCCTTAGCGTTATAAAGGCCCTGACAAGTCCTGCGAGGGGAGACAGGGTCACCCCTCACCTAGACCAGCTCTCTCCAAACCAGCTTTGAGCACAGCCTTTGGCAGTGGGGAGTCCTCTGTGCCCCATCCCCCAAATGGCCTTGGCTCTGTGTCCAGAACCCGGGGCCCTGGCTGTGAGTgcaggtgggaggaggtgggaagtGGGACCAGTGCCCCCAGGCTGACCGTCCCCCTGGTTTGCTGGGACCGTGGTGTCCTAATACAGGAACTTTCAGGGCTAAGCCAGGCAATCCCCAGCCAACCAGGGTAGTTGGGCCACCTGGCCAGTGCCCTCCACCCCTGGGTGGCCTCAACCCGAGGATGAGGCTCTCAAGACCGGAGGGTGTCGGTCCGAGGCAGCCCCCACCGTGCCACTTGTGTTTCAGAAGCCCGCGTGAACTGCTCCCTGCACCCCTTGCTGCAGGAGgactccccctcctgccccaaccTCTACGCCAACTGGCTGGTCATCCTCCTGCTGGTCACCTTCCTGCTGGTCACCAATGTACTGCTCATGAACCTGCTGATCGCCATGTTCAGGTGGCCCGTGCGCCCCCCGCTCCCTCCACGTGCGGGGCCCCAGGG is a window from the Ursus arctos isolate Adak ecotype North America unplaced genomic scaffold, UrsArc2.0 scaffold_23, whole genome shotgun sequence genome containing:
- the TRPM5 gene encoding transient receptor potential cation channel subfamily M member 5 yields the protein MAKLVLHTPAQDHLSRQEVLMREAGGTCPGGPRAAGPGSGPGLCRGEIEFGGSGKKRGKFVKVPSDVAPSELFDLLLAEWHLPAPNLVVSLVGEERPFAVKSWLRDVLRKGLVKAAQSTGAWILTSALRVGLARYVGQAVRDHSLASTSARARVVAIGLASLGRVLHRQLLDNAQENSPVHYPMDEGSSQGPLCLLDNNQAHFILVEPGPPGKEDGLTELRLRLEKHISEQRTGYGGTGSIEIPVLCLLVNGDPSTLERISRAVEHAAPWLILAGSGGIADVLAALVNQPHLLVPQVAEKQFKEKFPGEHFCWEDIVHWTELLQNITSHPHLLTVHDFEQEGSEELDTVILKALVKACKSHSQEAQDYLDELKLAVAWDRVDIARSEIFNGDVEWKSCDLEEVMMDALVSDKPEFVRLFVDNGADVGDFLTYGRLQRLYRSAPPKSLLFDLLQRKHEEGRLTLAGLGAQQAREPPVGPPAFSLHEVSRLLKDFLHDACRGLYQEVSGRRLGGAGPGHQEADGPVLQERAPARRPEGRKWLLDLSRKSENPWRDLFLWAVLQNRHEMATYFWAMGQEGVAAALAACKIVREMAHLQTGAEVRRTASEAKYEQLALGLFSECYSNSEDRAFALLVRRNRSWSRTTCLHLATEADAKAFFAHDGVQAFLTKIWWGDMASGTPILRLPCAFLCPALIYTNLITFSEEAPPRTGPEGLQELDSLDTEKGLLCSPGSGPDELSEAARARGDRGPHAVFLLTRWRMFWGAPVTVFLGNVLMYFAFLFLFAYVLLVDFRPPPQGPSGAEVTLYFWVFTLVLEEIRQGFFRDEDTHLVKKFALYVEDNWNKCDMTAIFLFVVGVTCRMEPSVFEAGRTVLAVDFMVFTLRLIHIFAIHKQLGPKIIIVERMMKDVFFFLFFLSVWLVAYGVTTQALLHPHDGRLEWVFRRVLYRPYLQIFGQIPLDEIDEARVNCSLHPLLQEDSPSCPNLYANWLVILLLVTFLLVTNVLLMNLLIAMFSYTFQVVQGNADMFWKFQRYHLIVEYHERPALAPPFILLSHLSLMLKRVFRKGAEQKRVHLERDLPEPLDQKMVTWEAVQKENYLSRLEKQRKDSQEEVLRKTAHRVDSVAQHLGGLKEQEKRIKRLESQINYCAVLLSSMAQSSSSCTDSQTLKDRHEQASARHQSGADSSKHPEAGRLLSDT